From one Streptomyces sp. CA-210063 genomic stretch:
- a CDS encoding TerD family protein → MSSDSQGVRKAEIRLKWDPSPWDQPPHHLDIIAATYSADAPYGRPVYIVHYDSRSPDGTINMSRHSQTGQGFGYVEVMTLELDRLASSFARVVVGVAIHQTSGPKTFGDLSNAGVLVLEGYRELLKDDFAQVAESTAATVAEFTRDTSAGWEFHQMVRGFDSDPAIFTAEMGSTPQP, encoded by the coding sequence GTGAGCAGCGACAGCCAGGGCGTGAGAAAGGCCGAGATACGGCTCAAGTGGGACCCGAGTCCCTGGGATCAGCCACCTCATCATCTCGACATCATCGCCGCGACCTACTCGGCGGACGCCCCCTACGGGCGGCCGGTGTACATCGTCCACTACGACAGCCGCTCCCCCGACGGCACCATCAACATGAGCCGGCACAGCCAGACCGGTCAGGGCTTCGGCTACGTCGAGGTGATGACCCTGGAACTCGATCGCCTCGCGTCCTCCTTCGCACGGGTGGTCGTGGGCGTGGCGATCCACCAGACCAGCGGCCCCAAGACCTTCGGTGACCTGTCGAACGCCGGAGTGCTGGTCCTCGAGGGGTACAGAGAACTGCTCAAGGACGACTTCGCACAGGTGGCCGAATCCACCGCCGCCACCGTGGCGGAGTTCACCCGGGACACCTCCGCAGGCTGGGAGTTCCACCAGATGGTCCGAGGGTTCGACAGCGACCCGGCGATCTTCACCGCGGAGATGGGCAGCACCCCACAGCCCTGA
- a CDS encoding DUF309 domain-containing protein, whose protein sequence is MSGTSDGWTAQGRDRDEEGRARSARPRDGLGRPLPYGARGVERQPEGVVRDPAETVVEAQALLDAGKPFHAHEVFEDAWKSGPEEERALWRGLAQLAVGLTHSARGNVKGGARLLRRGAGAVEQWGAGSGRRRPHGVDLAGVGAWARELADVVEREGRAVDAGAWAPRLRGGEDGGEGFARPPAR, encoded by the coding sequence ATGAGCGGGACATCGGATGGCTGGACGGCACAGGGGCGGGACCGGGACGAGGAGGGGCGGGCGCGGAGTGCGCGGCCGCGGGACGGGCTGGGGCGGCCGTTGCCGTACGGGGCGCGGGGTGTGGAGCGGCAGCCGGAGGGGGTCGTGCGGGACCCCGCGGAGACGGTCGTCGAGGCGCAGGCGCTGTTGGACGCGGGGAAGCCGTTCCACGCGCACGAGGTCTTCGAGGACGCCTGGAAGTCCGGGCCCGAGGAGGAGCGTGCCCTGTGGCGGGGCCTGGCCCAGCTCGCGGTGGGACTCACGCACTCGGCACGCGGGAACGTCAAGGGCGGGGCCCGGTTGCTGCGGCGCGGCGCCGGGGCCGTCGAGCAATGGGGGGCCGGCAGTGGCCGTCGGCGTCCCCACGGCGTCGATCTGGCCGGAGTGGGGGCCTGGGCGCGGGAGCTGGCCGACGTCGTGGAGCGGGAGGGGCGTGCGGTGGACGCGGGGGCGTGGGCGCCGCGGCTGCGTGGGGGCGAGGACGGGGGCGAGGGGTTCGCGCGGCCGCCCGCCCGCTGA
- a CDS encoding sulfite exporter TauE/SafE family protein has product MNTMTLWHLSTAEFAALAFAALLVGFSKTAVSGANTVSLAIFAAVLPARASTGVLLPILIVGDVLAVLTYRRHAHWPTLWKLFPAVGAGVVFGTLFLIWADDQIVRTSIGAILLLMTAVTVWRRRTVDKDDEPDAITTRAGRVKARSYGVLGGFTTMVANAGGPVMSMYLLSAGFRKLGFLGTSAFFFLIVNVSKVPFSVGLGLIDAHSLLLDAALALFVVPGAFLGKWAVNRINQKVFEQLVIAATIVGGLQLLLR; this is encoded by the coding sequence ATGAACACGATGACTCTCTGGCACCTGTCCACGGCCGAGTTCGCGGCCCTCGCCTTCGCCGCCCTGCTCGTCGGCTTCTCGAAGACCGCCGTGAGCGGTGCCAACACGGTCAGCCTCGCGATCTTCGCGGCGGTCCTGCCCGCCCGCGCCTCGACCGGCGTCCTTCTGCCGATCCTCATCGTCGGGGACGTCCTCGCCGTGCTCACCTACCGCAGGCACGCCCACTGGCCCACCCTGTGGAAGCTCTTCCCGGCGGTCGGCGCCGGCGTCGTCTTCGGCACCCTGTTCCTGATCTGGGCCGACGACCAGATCGTACGAACCTCGATCGGCGCGATCCTGCTGCTGATGACGGCCGTCACCGTCTGGCGCCGCCGCACGGTCGACAAGGACGACGAACCCGACGCGATCACGACCCGCGCCGGCCGCGTCAAGGCCCGCTCGTACGGCGTCCTCGGCGGCTTCACCACCATGGTCGCCAACGCCGGCGGCCCCGTGATGTCCATGTACCTGCTCTCGGCGGGCTTCCGGAAGCTCGGTTTCCTCGGTACGTCGGCCTTCTTCTTCCTCATCGTCAACGTCTCCAAGGTCCCCTTCAGCGTGGGCCTCGGCCTCATCGACGCCCACTCCCTGCTGCTGGACGCCGCACTCGCCCTGTTCGTCGTGCCGGGCGCCTTCCTCGGCAAGTGGGCCGTGAACCGCATCAACCAGAAGGTGTTCGAGCAGCTGGTGATCGCGGCGACGATCGTGGGCGGCCTGCAACTCCTGCTCCGCTGA
- a CDS encoding alpha/beta hydrolase produces the protein MADSREHGFAGTRGGVTAREWPCERARYIVLLVHGYGEHIGRYEHVADALVDHGAAVFGPDHMGHGRSAGERVLIEDFEDVVTDVHTVEELARTAYPRLPVVLIGHSMGGLIAARYAQRYGSGLAAVVLSGPVIGIWQPLRKLLAPPEVPDVPLDPKLLSRDMTVGATYANDPLVWHGPFKRPTLEAFDRALETISKSGAIGSLPLLWLHGDDDRIVPLPGSRTGIEEFRGTEWTERVYPGARHEVFNETNKGEVLADVREFVGGVLAR, from the coding sequence ATGGCCGACTCGCGCGAGCACGGCTTCGCCGGCACACGCGGCGGTGTCACCGCACGGGAATGGCCGTGTGAGAGGGCGCGGTACATCGTGCTCCTGGTGCACGGCTACGGGGAACACATCGGCCGGTACGAGCACGTGGCCGATGCCCTGGTGGATCACGGGGCGGCGGTGTTCGGTCCCGACCACATGGGGCACGGCAGGTCGGCGGGCGAGCGGGTGCTGATCGAGGACTTCGAGGACGTGGTCACCGATGTGCACACGGTGGAGGAGCTGGCCCGGACCGCGTACCCGCGTCTGCCGGTGGTGCTGATCGGCCACTCCATGGGCGGTCTGATCGCCGCGCGGTACGCCCAGCGGTACGGCTCCGGGCTCGCCGCGGTCGTGCTGTCCGGGCCGGTGATCGGTATCTGGCAGCCGCTGAGGAAGCTGCTCGCACCGCCGGAGGTGCCCGACGTCCCGCTCGACCCGAAGCTGCTCTCGCGGGACATGACGGTCGGGGCCACGTACGCGAACGATCCGCTGGTGTGGCACGGCCCGTTCAAGCGGCCGACGCTGGAGGCCTTCGACCGCGCCCTGGAGACGATCTCGAAGAGCGGGGCCATCGGTTCGCTCCCGTTGCTGTGGCTGCACGGCGACGACGACCGGATCGTGCCGCTGCCCGGCAGCCGTACGGGGATCGAGGAGTTCCGCGGTACCGAGTGGACCGAGCGCGTCTATCCGGGCGCCCGGCACGAGGTGTTCAACGAGACGAACAAGGGCGAAGTGCTGGCGGATGTCAGGGAGTTCGTGGGCGGCGTACTCGCGCGCTGA
- a CDS encoding WhiB family transcriptional regulator, translating to MEWLRRAACVGEDPELFFPVGTTGPALDDVAAAKRVCARCPVRRQCLNWALGNGQTAGVWGGMDEEERTELLRRAGSADAARHEAFAGTKR from the coding sequence ATGGAGTGGTTGCGGAGAGCGGCCTGCGTGGGAGAGGACCCCGAACTGTTCTTCCCCGTGGGCACCACAGGACCGGCGCTCGACGACGTCGCCGCCGCCAAGCGCGTCTGCGCCCGCTGCCCGGTGCGCCGCCAGTGCCTGAACTGGGCGCTCGGCAACGGGCAGACGGCCGGCGTGTGGGGCGGCATGGACGAGGAGGAGCGCACCGAACTGCTCCGCAGGGCCGGGAGCGCCGATGCCGCCCGGCACGAAGCGTTCGCCGGTACGAAGCGATGA
- a CDS encoding Dps family protein, translating into MTMVRSTLPEPARRIAGDALQESLVDLLGLSLIGKQAHWNIVGPRFRSIHLQLDEVVSTARAFADQVAERAAALGVAPDGRPETVAARFDLQGPKDGWLRDTEVVRMLVEALETAIGRLRERIDATEGADKVTQDLLISLTYELEKQRWMFDAENWPRED; encoded by the coding sequence ATGACGATGGTGAGGAGCACACTGCCCGAGCCCGCCCGCCGGATCGCGGGCGACGCTCTGCAGGAGAGCCTGGTGGATCTGCTGGGGCTCTCGCTGATCGGGAAGCAGGCCCACTGGAACATCGTGGGCCCCAGGTTCCGTTCGATCCACCTCCAGCTCGACGAGGTGGTGTCCACGGCACGGGCGTTCGCCGACCAGGTCGCCGAACGCGCCGCGGCGCTCGGGGTCGCCCCGGACGGCCGGCCCGAGACCGTGGCGGCGCGGTTCGACCTCCAGGGGCCGAAGGACGGCTGGCTGCGGGACACCGAGGTCGTACGGATGCTGGTGGAGGCGCTGGAGACGGCGATCGGGCGGCTGCGCGAACGTATCGACGCCACCGAGGGCGCCGACAAGGTCACGCAGGACCTGCTCATCTCCCTCACCTACGAGCTGGAGAAGCAGCGCTGGATGTTCGACGCGGAGAACTGGCCGCGCGAGGACTGA
- a CDS encoding DUF3140 domain-containing protein has product MTDTLELDALWEEFHRVVNMTSQELAAWLKTRYAGEETEPLPEHPGSPTGQHVLAILQKRRTDLTDDDVRIMYKVVDTVTARRDPENEPEADSTHRRHQLMTLGHDPLKPS; this is encoded by the coding sequence ATGACCGACACCCTTGAACTCGACGCGCTCTGGGAGGAGTTCCACCGCGTGGTGAACATGACCTCGCAGGAGCTGGCGGCCTGGTTGAAGACTCGGTACGCCGGTGAGGAGACGGAGCCGCTGCCGGAGCATCCAGGCTCGCCGACCGGGCAGCACGTCCTGGCGATCCTGCAGAAACGACGCACGGACCTCACGGACGACGACGTGCGGATCATGTACAAGGTCGTGGACACGGTCACCGCGCGGCGGGACCCGGAGAACGAGCCGGAGGCCGACAGCACGCACCGCCGCCACCAGTTGATGACGCTGGGCCACGACCCGCTGAAACCGTCGTAG
- a CDS encoding amidohydrolase family protein: protein MTHRMLLRSGHVVSMDPAIGDLARGDILVEDGKIAAVEPEIGADVDAEVLDMTGRIVIPGFVDTHRHTWEASIRGCAPDATLDDYFVDVLDTFAPVYTPEDVYAGNLAGTLECLNAGITTLVDWSHINNTPEHPDAAIRALTETGIRAQYAYGSANTSLADYWFDSKIAVPGDDVRRVRAEHFASDDGLLTMALATRGPGFCANDVVTREWGLARELGIPLTVHVAMGRLAGRFGMVKQLHELGLLGSDTTYVHCCHLSEEEWRMVADSGGTVSIAAQVETQMGHGWPPVMQAIEHGLRPSLSIDVVTTVPGDMFTQIRAAFAAERARVNADCWQANLPVPDTMLTARQMLGIATLNGAHVAGVEDRTGSLTPGKRADIVALDATALNMAPVYDAAAAVTLSADVSNVDTVIVDGVVRKRDGRLLADTGRARRLVEESRDRLVAAAEARKRNA, encoded by the coding sequence ATGACCCATCGGATGCTCCTGCGCTCGGGCCATGTCGTCTCGATGGATCCGGCCATCGGTGACCTGGCCCGGGGAGACATCCTCGTCGAGGACGGGAAGATCGCCGCCGTCGAGCCCGAGATCGGCGCCGACGTCGACGCCGAGGTGCTCGACATGACCGGCCGTATCGTCATCCCCGGCTTCGTCGACACCCATCGCCACACCTGGGAGGCGTCGATCCGAGGCTGCGCCCCCGACGCCACCCTCGACGACTACTTCGTCGACGTCCTCGACACCTTCGCGCCCGTCTACACCCCCGAGGACGTGTACGCCGGCAACCTGGCCGGCACCCTGGAGTGCCTCAACGCGGGCATCACCACCCTCGTCGACTGGTCGCACATCAACAACACGCCCGAGCACCCGGACGCCGCGATCCGGGCGCTGACGGAGACCGGCATCCGCGCCCAGTACGCGTACGGCAGCGCCAACACCTCACTCGCCGACTACTGGTTCGACAGCAAGATCGCGGTACCCGGCGACGACGTACGCCGCGTCCGCGCCGAGCACTTCGCCTCCGACGACGGCCTTCTCACCATGGCCCTGGCCACCCGCGGCCCCGGCTTCTGCGCCAACGACGTCGTCACCCGGGAATGGGGCCTCGCCCGCGAGCTGGGCATCCCCCTCACCGTGCACGTCGCCATGGGCCGCCTGGCCGGACGCTTCGGCATGGTCAAGCAGCTGCACGAGCTGGGCCTGCTCGGCTCCGACACGACCTACGTCCACTGCTGTCACCTCAGCGAGGAGGAGTGGCGGATGGTGGCCGACAGCGGCGGCACGGTGTCCATCGCCGCCCAGGTGGAGACCCAGATGGGGCACGGCTGGCCGCCCGTGATGCAGGCGATCGAACACGGACTGCGGCCGTCCCTGAGCATCGACGTCGTCACCACCGTGCCCGGCGACATGTTCACCCAGATCCGGGCGGCCTTCGCTGCCGAACGAGCCCGGGTCAACGCCGACTGCTGGCAGGCCAACCTTCCCGTGCCGGACACGATGTTGACGGCACGTCAGATGCTGGGGATCGCCACCCTCAACGGAGCCCATGTGGCCGGAGTGGAGGACCGTACCGGCTCCCTCACCCCCGGCAAGCGGGCCGACATCGTCGCCCTCGACGCCACCGCCCTCAACATGGCGCCCGTGTACGACGCGGCCGCCGCCGTGACGCTGAGCGCGGACGTCTCCAACGTGGACACGGTCATCGTCGACGGTGTGGTCCGCAAGCGCGACGGCCGACTCCTCGCCGACACCGGCCGGGCCCGCCGCCTGGTGGAGGAGTCCCGGGACCGGCTGGTCGCGGCCGCGGAGGCCAGGAAGCGGAACGCGTGA
- a CDS encoding glutathione S-transferase C-terminal domain-containing protein, which produces MSVMPVHALNAVPSPRPLPAFRGRIGCDARSGHYAVPRRYRLHLSLSCPGDLRIAVIHSLLGLADVCPVTLLPAVPDGPGDEHAALRPLYEASAHRYTGAAVAPVLSDDWSGRIVSTHAPDIMRDLARRFGGGRPELYPEGAEAEIEGVARLCEQGVDGPAQRAGGADADDAERRDALGSLLRTLRSLDARLAVQEYVLGGELTAADAELWVTLVRLDTVHRRHLDASAVHRVADHPHLWAYARRLTAHPAFGPHLDLDGIARRHHARCQGLEAAGAAMRIVDWASHVPERSLAAGGRTSQVLD; this is translated from the coding sequence ATGTCCGTCATGCCCGTCCACGCCCTGAACGCCGTCCCGTCGCCGCGGCCCCTGCCCGCCTTCCGTGGCAGGATCGGCTGCGACGCGCGCAGCGGCCACTACGCCGTGCCGCGCCGCTACCGCCTCCATCTTTCTCTGTCGTGTCCGGGCGACCTGCGCATCGCCGTGATACACAGCCTCCTCGGGCTGGCGGACGTCTGTCCCGTGACCCTCCTGCCCGCCGTGCCCGACGGACCCGGCGACGAGCACGCCGCGCTGCGCCCGCTGTACGAGGCGAGCGCGCACCGCTACACCGGAGCGGCCGTGGCGCCGGTCCTCAGCGACGACTGGTCCGGACGCATCGTCAGCACCCACGCCCCCGACATCATGCGCGACCTCGCCCGGCGCTTCGGCGGCGGCCGCCCCGAGCTGTACCCCGAGGGCGCCGAGGCCGAGATCGAGGGCGTCGCCCGCCTCTGCGAGCAGGGTGTCGACGGCCCCGCGCAACGTGCCGGAGGCGCCGACGCCGACGACGCGGAACGCCGCGACGCGCTCGGCTCCCTGCTGCGCACCCTGCGCTCACTGGACGCCCGGCTCGCCGTGCAGGAGTACGTCCTCGGCGGCGAACTCACCGCGGCCGACGCCGAGTTGTGGGTCACCCTGGTACGGCTCGACACCGTGCACCGCCGGCACCTGGACGCCTCCGCCGTGCACCGTGTCGCCGACCACCCGCACCTGTGGGCGTACGCCCGCCGCCTGACCGCCCACCCCGCCTTCGGCCCCCACCTCGACCTCGACGGCATCGCCCGCCGCCACCACGCGCGGTGCCAGGGCCTGGAGGCGGCCGGCGCGGCCATGCGGATCGTGGACTGGGCCTCCCACGTCCCGGAGCGGTCCCTCGCGGCAGGCGGACGGACGTCCCAGGTGCTGGACTGA